The Candidatus Baltobacteraceae bacterium DNA window GTAACCGATCCCGCAACCAACGCGATCTGGAAGATTTCGCAAAAGGGCATCGTGGGGGGGCCGTGCACGCTGCCGGGCGGCGCCGACCCGACCTCGATCACCACCGGCTCCGATGGATCCCTCTGGTTTACCGAACCCGGCATCAATAAGATCGGGCGGCTTCCCGTTACCAACACGTCGGCGTGCGGCACCGTCACGCAGTTTAACGTTCCGACGCGCAACGCCGGCCTCGCGACAATCGTCGCCGGCGCCGACGGCGCCCTATGGTTTACCGAACGCACCGCCAAGAAGCTCGGCCGCATGCTCATTACCGGTCACGTCGCCGCGGAGTACTCGCTCAATCCGGCGTCCTCGCCCACGGCGCTCATCGAGGGCCTCGACAATAACTTCTACTTCTCCGATCCCAGCAGTAACCAAATCGGGCAGTTCGTGACGTCCACGCAGAAAGTGAAGCTCTTCAAGATCCCAACGGCCAACTCGCAACCCGGCGCGCTGACGATCAATCCGGCAATCGGAGGCACGGGAGAACTGTACTTCGTCGAAACCGGCGCGAATAAAATCGGCCAGTTTAAATACGTCTGTTGTTAGTCCGGTTTTTGAGCGCCTAAACGCGGAGGCCGCGCATGACGGCGTCCATCTCGCGGGCTACGTCGTGGAACATGTCGGGGCCGACGATCCCCAATAGGCCGAGGCTGAGGGCCAACGCCGTGAGACCTACGGCGATCTGCAGCGGGAAGCCGATGACGAAGACGTTCATCTGCGGTGCGACGCGCGCCATGAACGACAGCGCTACGTTCGTGATGAAGAGCGCGGCGGCCGGCGGCGCGGCGATCTTAAAGACGTTGAGCAGCGCGAGGCTCAGGAACGACACGGAGTTGCTCATGACGCTGGGATCGAGATTGATGAACGGCAGCGGAACCAGCGCGAACGAGCCGGCGATGCCCTGGATCAGCAGATGGTGCGAGTCGGTGATGAGAAAGACCAACGTCGCAATGGCGAGCTCCAACTCGCCGATGACGGTGATGTTCTGCTGAGTGCTGGGGTTGATCACGTTGGCGACCGCGAAGCCGATCTGCAGGTCGATGAGCTCGCCCGCAAACTGAATGCTGACGAAGACCAGCGACGCGATGAAGCCGATGATCACGCCTAGAACCACCTGGGCGATCACGGCCGCAACCAGCTCGTAGAAGTTTGGATGCAGCGCCACCAGTGGCACGGTGCGAAAGAGTATGAACGCGATGAGCGCGCCGAACCCGAAGCGCACGTGATGCGGGATCTGCGGCGCCGAGAAGATCGGGAACACCGCGAGCATGCTGAAGACGCGGACGAGAACTAGAAAGAACGTCTCGAGCTGCCCAACCGTTACGCCGAAGACGTCGACCACGGGTTATTTGATTGGGATGTGGGCGACGCTGGCGAAGACGCGGCTTGCGAAATCGGTCAGCATCGCCAGCATGAACGGCCCGAAGAACAGAATCGCGATTCCCGAGACGAGGATCTTGGGGATGAACGCCAAGGTCGGTTCTTGGATCTGCGTGACCGCTTGAAAGATCGACACGGTCAACCCGACGATCATGCTGAGCACGAGCACCGGAGCCGCCACGATCAACGTTACGAAGAGGGCTTCGCGGCCCAGACCGATGGCGTCGGCAAAACTCATTGGCGGAAGCTCTGGAAGAGTGCGGCGACGGTGAGGTTCCAGCCGTCGACCAAGATGAAGATCAGGATCTTGAAGGGCAAGGATATCAGGATCGGCGGAATCATCATCATGCCCATCGAGAGCAAAATGCTCGCCGTGACCATGTCGATGACGATGAACGGAACGTAGAGGGCGAAACCGATCTCAAACGCCGTCTTGAGCTCGGAGATCACGAAGGCCGGAATGAGAATATAGGTCGGGACGTCGGCCTGCGTCGCCGGCCGCGGCTCCTTCGAAATCGAGTAAAAGAGTTGCAGATCCTTGTCGCGCGTCTGCTTGAACATGAACGTTCGCAGCGGCGCCGCAGCGCGATTGATCGCGACCGACTGGGTGATCTGATTTTTCAAATACGGCTGGACGGCGTTGCCGTTGACGTCCTTGATCACCGGACCCATTACGAAGAACGTCAAGAGCAGCGCCAATCCCACGAGGACCTGATTGGGAGGCGTCTGCTGCGTGCCGAGCGCCGTGCGGACGAAGCTGAGCACGACGATGATGCGCGTAAACGACGTGACGAGCACGAGCAGCGTGGGAGCCAGCGAGAGCACCGTCAGCAGCAACAGAATTTGCAGCGCACCGACGACCTGTTTGGGATTGGTCGCCTGGCCTACGCCGACGTTGATGTTGGGGATCGGGACGTTTGGAGCCGTGGGTGCGGTCTGCGCCGCCGCGATCGAGGGCAGCACCCACAGCAGCCCGACGGCGATCGCCGAAACGATGAAAAAGAGACGATGGCGATAGGCAACGACGCGTAGTACGCCCAGTACTCGCTTCATTACTGATTGCGTGAGCGAATCCAGCGTGCGGGACTGAGCAGCGTGCGGCCGGCGGCCAACGCTTCCCGCTCGTGAGCGAGCCAGGCATCGACGTCGTCCCCCGGGAGTTCCGCCAGCATCGAGACGTTGCCGCTGCTCCCGCCGACCAGAAGATAGCGCTGACCGACTTTTACGACGTGCACCGAGGCGTGCTGCGACAGCATCGTCGATTCGAGCACCGTGACCATGCGCCGGTTAGCCGAAGCGAAGACGCGGCCGCGCGCCAGACTGCGCACGATGA harbors:
- the fliR gene encoding flagellar biosynthetic protein FliR; the protein is MVDVFGVTVGQLETFFLVLVRVFSMLAVFPIFSAPQIPHHVRFGFGALIAFILFRTVPLVALHPNFYELVAAVIAQVVLGVIIGFIASLVFVSIQFAGELIDLQIGFAVANVINPSTQQNITVIGELELAIATLVFLITDSHHLLIQGIAGSFALVPLPFINLDPSVMSNSVSFLSLALLNVFKIAAPPAAALFITNVALSFMARVAPQMNVFVIGFPLQIAVGLTALALSLGLLGIVGPDMFHDVAREMDAVMRGLRV
- the fliQ gene encoding flagellar biosynthesis protein FliQ; translation: MSFADAIGLGREALFVTLIVAAPVLVLSMIVGLTVSIFQAVTQIQEPTLAFIPKILVSGIAILFFGPFMLAMLTDFASRVFASVAHIPIK
- the fliP gene encoding flagellar type III secretion system pore protein FliP (The bacterial flagellar biogenesis protein FliP forms a type III secretion system (T3SS)-type pore required for flagellar assembly.) codes for the protein MKRVLGVLRVVAYRHRLFFIVSAIAVGLLWVLPSIAAAQTAPTAPNVPIPNINVGVGQATNPKQVVGALQILLLLTVLSLAPTLLVLVTSFTRIIVVLSFVRTALGTQQTPPNQVLVGLALLLTFFVMGPVIKDVNGNAVQPYLKNQITQSVAINRAAAPLRTFMFKQTRDKDLQLFYSISKEPRPATQADVPTYILIPAFVISELKTAFEIGFALYVPFIVIDMVTASILLSMGMMMIPPILISLPFKILIFILVDGWNLTVAALFQSFRQ
- a CDS encoding flagellar biosynthetic protein FliO; protein product: MSWSFWVNYFLALTIVALMLGGLYIIVRSLARGRVFASANRRMVTVLESTMLSQHASVHVVKVGQRYLLVGGSSGNVSMLAELPGDDVDAWLAHEREALAAGRTLLSPARWIRSRNQ